Proteins co-encoded in one Malus domestica chromosome 09, GDT2T_hap1 genomic window:
- the LOC103443699 gene encoding E3 ubiquitin-protein ligase RSL1, translating into MEGTSSPSSDNNTLLSVDEFYFSAVHDDDEVFPISDEKYAQELQLQEALMSSAIASLSPHITTQPPKIGEGGAEPLMKMLKGKEKETGQSSEGFCGICLDVKSTGEMFRSSGCSHTFCCDCIGRYVGTKIQENISVVKCPDVKCKGELEPQSCKSIIPKEVFDRWQNALCESMFLGSQKVYCPFKDCSAMLMDDGEEVVTVTWCPHCWRMFCAQCKVAWHAGIECWEFQNLNKDERERDDIMVLELAKKNKWRRCPTCKFIVEKNEGCLHITCRCGYEFCYACGKYWRHYQSHTCSSAT; encoded by the exons ATGGAGGGAACATCATCACCAAGCTCTGATAATAACACTCTTCTTTCGGTTGATGAGTTCTACTTTTCAGCTGtccatgatgatgatgaagtatTTCCCATCTCAGATGAGAAATATGCACAAGAGTTGCAGCTTCAAGAGGCTCTAATGTCCTCTGCAATTGCTTCATTAAGCCCCCATATTACTACTCAGCCCCCGAAAATCGGGGAAGGTGGTGCTGAACCCCTAATGAAAATGTTGAAGGGGAAGGAAAAAGAAACTGGACAATCCTCTGAAGGTTTTTGCGGGATCTGCTTGGACGTAAAATCGACCGGAGAAATGTTCAGAAGCAGTGGCTGCAGCCACACATTTTGCTGTGATTGCATTGGGAGATATGTTGGGACAAAAATTCAGGAAAATATTTCAGTGGTGAAGTGTCCTGAcgtgaagtgcaaaggtgagtTGGAGCCACAGTCATGCAAGTCAATTATTCCTAAGGAAGTGTTTGATAGGTGGCAAAATGCACTTTGTGAATCAATGTTTCTGGGGTCTCAGAAGGTTTACTGCCCTTTTAAGGACTGCTCCGCTATGTTGATGGATGATGGAGAAGAGGTGGTGACTGTCACCTGGTGCCCGCATTGCTGGAGAATGTTCTGTGCTCAGTGCAAGGTTGCATGGCATGCAGGAATTGAGTGCTGGGAGTTTCAAAATCTGAATAAGGATGAAAGAGAGAGGGATGATATCATGGTGTTGGAGCTTGCTAAGAAGAATAAATGGAGGAGGTGTCCTACTTGCAAGTTCATTGTGGAAAAGAACGAGGGCTGCTTACACATAACTTGCAG GTGTGGATACGAATTTTGCTATGCTTGCGGCAAATATTGGCGCCACTATCAGAGTCATACATGTTCATCAGcaacttga